The genomic DNA ttttttatattaatttaagcACTTTTATTACATGAAGTTGCTTGAAATAACTTGGGCTTCCATGAGTTACTTAGGAGACCTTCCTCTAAATCAGAAGCTGACTACTCAGTCTCCTCATTGCCATCTTCATTTCCTTGTTTCTCAGCGTGTAAATGGCAGGATTCAGGATGGGTGTAACCAAAAAGTCTAAAATGGCAAGAAACTTATCCACTGGCACCGTGGGAAATGGCCACATGTAAACAAAGATGCAGGGTCCAAAGAACAAAACCACCACAGTGATGTGTGCTGACAGAGTAGAGAGGGCCTTGCGCAAACCACATGAAGAGCGTTTCCATACGGTGACCAGGATGAAAACATAGGAGATGATCAACAAGAAGAAAGTGTCCATGGATATGAACCCACTGATGGCAATAACCATGAATTCCATTCTGTAGGAATCTATGCAGGCAAGTTTGATAAACCAAGGAAGGTCACAGTAAAAACTGTCGATTTCATTAGGACCACAGAAAGGCAAATGGACCACAAAAGCTAACTGGACCACTGAGTGAATGAGGCCAATAGCCCAAGCACCACACAGAAGCAAAAGGCACACCCGAGGGCTCATGATGGTCAGGTAGTGCAGGGGCTTACATATGGCCACATAGCTGTCTAAGGCCATGGCAGTGAGCAGCACCATCTCAGATCCACCCAGGGTGTGAAGGACAAATATCTGGGTGACACATGCCTGGAAGGATATGGTTTTGTGCCCAGAGTGCAGGTCAGAGATCATCTTAGGCACTGTTAAGGTAGAAagacacaaatcaataaatgagAGGTTGGCTAAAAGGAAGTACATGGGGGAATGTAGATGAGGGTCAAAGGTCACTGCAAACACAGCAAGGAGATTCCCTAGAACAATTGTTACATAAAACACTGTAGAGAAGGCAAGGAGGTAATTCTGCACTGGCCTAGAGGTAAAAAGTCCAAGGAAAACAAATTCAGACACCAAAGAGTCATTTGCTTCATACATTGACTTGGTCTGGAGATACCTAAAGACTAGAAACAAAACATAACCAAAGCATttatcaaacatttttatttaaagaaacagatttaagcTTTTATCAAATATGGTTTTAAATCAGAAATCTTCCCTAACAGCCATtaatatattctgaaaatataatGCATTATTTCTTCAACTAATGCAGCTAATGAGTGTAACTGATATTACTAATGAGTATCCACTATATTCCAAGTTCAGTGTCAAGTTCTGAGGTGAAACAGTAATTCTGAATATGAGAGAAAATGGACTAGATCTCGATGGGTAGATACAGGTAGATACATagattaaatgaatttaaatacaGATACATCTCTGACAACTGATttcaaggaaaagaacagagggcTATGAGAACAATATGACACATCACCATCATACTTACTCAGACTCTGCTAACTATGAGTTATTTTTGAAGAGTAAATACAGTGGTCCAGACTTTGGAATGCCAAGTGTAAAGACCCTGAGACATGAAGGCCAGTGAGGAAGGAAGGTGAATGATTGAGCTCAGGAGGAGAAACAGGCCAGACAGGATGGAATCTTGTACCCATGTTATGAACTTTGCTTTTTATCCTAAGAGCAGTAGAAAATCTGGGGGATATTCAGTTGTAGCTGGtaatctttttgttttcaaacaGTTACAAAGCTTCAATGTAAAGAATGGAAGGAGAAGGTAAACTTAGAGTGACTccaaaatacaaatgaataatcATTCTCATCTGTGGACAAGATGAATTATTCAACCAATGGTGCTGGCACAACAGATAAAGCTTGGAAATATGTAGATTATTGCCTCATCATAAACTCAAGAAAGTTTCAAAAGGATATTTAAACATCAAAAAAGGGTAACAAaccaagacaaataaaaataatattcaagCAAACATTTAAGATGGAAAATTCATTCTAAGAATATCTCTTATTAACAAATGAGGGAGGAAAAATAGTTGGCACTATCCAAAATATTCAGTCTTGCTATACTTAGATATAGGTGGATGTACAAAATTTTGTATAAATATCTACATATAGATATCTTATATGGATATATAAAcactacaaaataaaaaacacactctgaaaaataagttataaaatatCAGACTGATGACTAATATTTCTATTATGAAATCAGTTCTTCTagaaagataaaggaaatgtgatatacaaatttcaaaatgagaaaaacatataAGACAACCAACACATAAGAAGTCCCAATAGTTGATAGTcatatgaaagtaaaagtctcactagtaatcaaagaaatgtaGATAAGATTGCTCTGGGTGCTATTCTGTACTAACAAATTTCAAAGGTTCAAAAAATTGATGACATCATGGATGAGGCTGTGAGGAGAAAGTCATACTCATACACtggtaaaaagaatgaaaactaatGCAGTTTCTTTAGAAGGCACATTAGAAATAGATACCCAAACTTCAAAATTTTCCTTTCATATGACTAAGCATCTCAATCAAGAAAAAATAACGTAGAcataattagttcagttcagttcagctgctcagtcctgtccgactctttgcaaccccgtgaatcacagcacgccaggcctccctgtccatcaccaactcccggagttcactcagactcacgtccatagagtccgtgatgccatccagccatctcatcctctgttgtccccttctcctcgtgcccccaatccctcccagcatcagagtcatttccaatgagtcaactctttgcatgaggtggccaaagtactggagtttcagctttagcatcattccttccaaagaaatcccagggctgatttccttcagaatggactggttggatctccttgcaatccaagggactctcaagagtcttctccaacaccacagttcaaaagcatcaattcttcggcgctcagccttcttcacagtccaactctcacattcatacatgaccacaggacaaaccatagccttgacagaccgtagtcggcaaagtaatgtctctgcttttgaatatgctatctaggttggtcataacttttcttccaaggagtaagtgtcttttaatttcatggctgcaaccaccatctgcagtgattttggagcccaaaaaataaagtctgacactgtttctagagtttccccatctatttcccatgaagtgatgggaccagatgccatgatctttgttaacatatacatattactatatataaaatagataaacagcaaggaacTAGTCTATAGCAAAggcaactatatttaatatcttgtaataatttttaaagcaaaagaatctgaaaaagaatatatataaatacgtATACATAGAtatgtgcttcccttgtggctcagctggtaaagaatccacctgcaatgtgggagacgtgcgttgggaggatcccctggagaaaggaaaggctacccactccagtattcttgcctggagaattccatggactatatagtccatgggatcgcaaagaatcagacacaactgagcaactttcacttgcttACTTATATATAGATATCTACAAACATATAtgagtgaatcactttgctgtatacctaaaactaactaAACagtataaattaactatacctcaataaaagaagaaaatttgccTAGTGTATTGAAACTAGATAAGTTAAAACAAACTACAAGGGGCACTGATgataaaaattacagaaagaaaaataacataattatCAGCAGCAGAGAATATTCATAGTAAATGAATGTGAATTAAATATTCATAGTTCTTCCATCTAGAGAAAAGCATTATTACTCATATACAGAACAAAGTTCAATCTATGAACATATGCATAACAGACATTTTAATAAATGAGAAATCTACAAGAAGGGTATATAGGAAACCTATTTTCCTACAAAGTctagggaaaaatagaaaaatgtttatctttaGTTCTTATCAGTAAATTGTTCATCTCCAGGCTTTTATGCATATATCAGTTTGAGTCATAAGAAATTGTTCTTTCAGTTAATTCACATTTGGTCAAATATCAATTTTATAGAATTCAATCTAATATATAGGCTATTTATTCATACATGATCTTCTAAACAACTTTAAACAAACCAAATTAGTGATGCTTGTTCCACATTTGAATTAAATACCAGGAGTCCCCCACTTGCACTGCCCCCACTAAACTTTCCTCCAGGCCCCACACCACTAACAACCACGCTTTCTCTTATCACTCCTCTCTTGGCACTCCACACCATGCCTGGGCTCTCCTGTGGGCACAACTCTGCACTGCCTCAGAGAGAAAGCAGCATAAGCCGGTTGAAGCCCCTTGAAACTGTTATAGTCAAGAACAGACATGCAGGCAGCCAGGCCAGTCAGGAAGGACATTGTGAGGGTAATGGATGTGAAGTTGGTCTTGTAGACAAAAGGAAATACGGCAGGGGTGCTGCCAGGAGGCCGCGATACAGGGGCAGGGAATGGAGGATTTTATAgccaataagagaaaaaaatagaattggaCTGAGCAAGAGAGAATGAATGGGACAATCACCAGAATTAACTGCAGTGGGTGTGACATTTCAAAGGAGCAGATATCTATCTGAAGGCTTTGATCATGCAAtatgtagattttaaaatatacgtTGTCTGGTATACAAAACAATGTACATTCACTTTGTTtccaaatgtaaaaaataaattaaaatgtctcaaagaccaaaagaaagttcagtttaaaaaaaatactgataaatttGTATTAGTATTAGGAAAACTAggtgattattttttttcctggttttcttttttctaaactttCTAAACATTAAAAATCCATTAATAATACACTCTTCATTTGTTATAGTTCAGTAAGAAAGGCAAAATattggcaatggcaacccactccagtactcgtgcctggaaaatcccatggatggaggagcctggtaggctgcagtccatggagtcgctaagagacacgactgagcaacttcactttacttttcactttcatgcattggagaaggaaatggcaaccccctccagcattcttgcctggagaatcccggggacgggggagcctggtgggctgccgtctatggggttgcacagagtcggacacgactgaagtgacttagcagcagcaagaaaggCAACATATTGGCATTAATCAAAGAAAGATTACATTTGATGCAAAGGTTAATATAGTAACTCTCAAGGAGATTAAACTTGAAAAAGTGGAGACACGTGCACAGGCACTGATGGTcggaacaataacaacaacacgTACAAGTGACCAATGAGCATATTGATAGACGCCTAGCCTTATCTGCAGCAGTGAGTAGGAGACTCACAGTTTTCTGTTTCACCAACTGACagggaaataataaaaagagacagatgaaaatgaaaaagaatttccaATATTATAtagctataaaaattaaataaatagttatttatatatatatattatatatattatatatatatataatatatatacagatCTGGAAAGATTTTCAATTTAGGGAACACAAGAAAGTACATAAAAATAACACTATTCCTTCCATTTTGGAAAAAGTATTGAGGTTCTTAAAGCATTAAAATTAGAACTATCTTTTCATGTAACAATTTCACTTCTTATATATGCAAAGGAAATGGAATCAGTATCTTGAGAGATATTGACAGttctatgttcattgcagcattactcaCGTTAATCAAAttatggaaacaaactaaatttCTGGTGATGAATGACCAGTTAAAGCAAATGTGATACACACAAcacaacaaaacacacacataccaaaatataattcattctaaaaaaaaagaaaatccggCCATTTGCAACAAGGTGATTAAAAGCGGAGAAAAGTGTAATAAGCCAGTCATAGAAAGCAAAACACTGCCTCGTATCACATATGAGACATCTAAAAGAGTCAAATTAATGGAAGCAAAGAGTGAAATTGTGGTTTTGGGGGTCTGAGGGGAGGGTGCATGGGGAGATGGTCAAAAGAGACAAAATTTCACATATCAAGGGGCATAAGTTCTGGAGACCTAATGCACAAGCAAGCTGTGctttatacttgaaatttgctgagaggTAAATCTGCAGCGTTTTCACACACAAAACAATGGTAATTGTGCCAAGCGGTGGATACATTCAttagcttgattgtggtaatTATTTGATAATTATTGGTAATTGTTTGTCATATATAATATAGACATATAACAAAAAGTATTTGATATACATAATGTATAATAGACCTATATCAAAGCATCAAATTGTACACCTTAAGTATACACAATATTTGTGACAATTATACCacaatttttctgaaaaaataaaaacttgttaTAAGCCACTTGCATTAAGTTTTGTTACTGCATAAAAACATTGTAAACTATCCGAAAAAGCCTATATTAATCATCATTTGTTGGGGCTTGTGTAGTCCTAGAAAAAGCTTTCCACCCATAGCAATTCAGGAACTAATCTAGTTAAATTTGATGTTACATGAAAATTGAGGTCCTGTTCTTATGAGTAATAATATTATCATCACCTATGTACAAAGTCAAAAGTATTAaatatatctgtgtatgtatattcATAGCTGGTATTGATTCCTGCAAAAATTGTTACATGATGACCCGTACTATGTCTTAAATTGATATAATGTTGATGTcagtttattatatttatttaagtaCCTGGAAACAACCATCCAAATATTGAATTAAAGCGAGAACCTCTAAtggcaaaaaattatttttatgaaaatatgtttGTGCTCAAAAAAGTGTTCTAGGACTGTACATTAAATATTACCAATAGTGAATCCTGAAAAATAGGACtacatatggcttttatttcctAAGGCctatatttctgtattatttgaatGCTCTAAAACAACCTGATATTGGCttatgacttaaaaataaaatttattgataAAACACAGAATAAAAGGCTCAGATGAACATACAACCCTTCAAATTCAGACTGTTATCGATGGCAGTACCATTTggtcaaacatttaaaaattagttttacaAGTGTGTAAACGACCGCTTACTcataaaaaaatcacaatagcTCCTTAACAGAAAATGTTCTCTATAAGAAATTAATGACCAAGTTAAAACCTTCCATTTGTGACAGTCTActgttagtttcttttttttttttaaacatgtttcaatgctattctctcaaatcatcccaccctcaccttttaccacagagtccaacagtctgatctttacatgtgtgtctcttttgctgtctcgcatatagggtcatcgttaccatctttctaaatttcatatatatgcgttaatatactgtattggtatttttctttctgacttacttcgctctgtataataggctccagtttcatccacctcattagaactgattcaaatgcattctttttaatagctgagtaaagaaGCTGCTAGGTTCTTTAAAGCATATCTATTGTTTAGCTGATTGATACTAATaaggaagaagatgaaaagaaaaggaaaggaaaaagaggagacagaaaagacaAGGACAACCAGAGGAAAGAAATAGGAGAGAACAGAAGCAAGCAAGAAGGAATACCATGCCAGCTGAAAGGGAAGCAGCAGCTGGAACAGCGTTCTAGGGAATGGTTCCCGAGTCTTTTTTGCCTGCTCACTGCTTACAGACCCTCAGTAACTGCTGTCTTCACATCTCAGCAAGGCACATAATGGGACTGTCTACAATTCATTTTCCCAGCCCCTTATCTCACCTCTCTGCCTCACAAACCTGAACTACAAGGACCCTTGTTATTTCATTAATATCAAGTTTACCCATATTTTTGTTCTGCACTATAGCTTTCCTTTTTCACGTGGTGGATTACTTTTTGTTCTAGAAATTGTCAGCTGTTACTCAACAAtgtccccctctctcctccagtcTTCCTGAGATATTCCTCCATTTTGCTATCACATTTTACTAGTGAGAGTCTCATATTCCTTTTCATGTTATAATTTACAATTGGCTAGTCGCTctgtgggcttcctgggtagttcagctggtaaagaatctgcctgcaaggcaggagacctctgctcgattcctgggtcgggaagttcccctggagaaggtataggctacccactccagtgctcttgcctggagaatccccatggacagaggagactggtgggcttcagtccatggggtcgcaaaaagacagtaacaactgagtgactaacaaccgTTGCTCTGTCTTCACTGCTAGGAGTATGAGCTTCTTAAGAGCAGAAACTATGTCTTAAAGATAAATCCTGACCAGATGAAGTTTTGTGGATTTAGGAGAGAAGACAAGGGTTTGGATGGCTGtgggtgtgtatatacatatgtctcaAAAATTGACAATAATAGTTTCTCATTAAACACactgatttttttatattttcccaaagaaaactaATGctagtagaatttttaaaaaagcaattgtCATTCTAGAAATTTCCATGAACAACAGGTCAAAGATGATTCACATCAAAATCAATTCCCAAGGTCCTTTCTAGTACTTAGTGAAATATAATCCATGTCCAAAAATTTCCCtgtaaattaaaatacaatttagGTGTATGAAGAGCTGCACAACTTGACAGTTTGAATTTACCCTTGGAAAGACTGGCACTTGTGTATTCAACAAGGTTCAACAAATGAATATTgaattgaaaaacagagataaagaGCTAGAGGCAAGGTGGTACACGGGGAGAAGTTTTGTAATGTTGTAGTAGAGTTGCTGTATTTTGCCCATATAGGGGAAAGAGCTGGTCATTTTAACAGGTTATTCACTTAAATTATACTCTCTCCACTTACCTGACCTCCCCAAAAAACAAATCccaagaaataatattttcactaTAATAGAATCTCTTAAGAACTGTTTCCCTCTTTGATCTCTGTGGTTAGTTCTCCTTACAGTTACTCCAGTTTTAACAATAGCTTTGGATGACACTTTGATGACTCAGTGACCTGAATTCCCAGGCTGTTAATTATGAGATCTCTACTGAATTCCCATAgcattaagagaagaaaaaatattagaagTTTGATTGAAAAAGTAAATGGGAAACAAAGGAAGCTATGATTAATAAATTATGACAACAGTATCTTCAAGGAAACTCAGCATCTCCTAACATTTGAATATCTATTGATAAATTAAATATCACTTAGACcaatacctggagaaggaaatggcaacccactccagtattcttgcctagagaatctcatggacagaggagcctggtgggctacagtccacagggtcacaaagagccagacaagactgagcgacttcacttcacttcttcacttcagaCCAATACCAGTGAAAAAGGAATGCCTATTAAGACGCTCAttagtaaaaattatttactatTCTATTGTAAACATATTCATGGAATATTCCTAGAAACCCTATACCTGCTTTTACCTCATTTATATAATTATCAAACACATTTTAGCCATAATAATatctaaaaaaatagaaattaaatatgtCAATATGCTAAAGTCAAAACTAAtattcaaatgaaataatattctgAATCAGGAATGTAATCCCTATACTGATGCTGCCTCTTTTTTAGATCAATGCTAtaacatactaaaaaaaaaagagctcttaTGTCTATtaagctttttgcttttcttagtaTTATACCTATACTATCTCATTTATTATTTCCAACAAAATGGTGAGATGGAAATACAACATTCTTCCCCATCAGATGAAGAAATAAGATTGTGATTTACCAGTTAATAGTAGAAAAGGGTCAGAATGTGTGTCTTGGCATTCAGCCCTGCATATTCTTTATTCATGAACTAAATCTAGACATACTGAATATATCTAACTCTATAACGCTGCTCAGAACAGTAATGTGTACACACAGAAGACCAAATATCACAATTCTTATATCATTTAACATTATTATAAGAGCTCCATTTCAacagattgttttaaaaaattgatttttgttaaacgattattctcattttacaaaaattTAGACTAATTTCTACATAACATCTAGCCTAGAGAGAAATAAGCAAAAACTTTGTGTTGGAACAGTAACATTCTCTTTTACATAAGTACACATTAGCCtagcatgatttaaaaaaaaatgagcttaaAAAAAGGTGGATAACTAAAATCTTAATTCATAATTGGAAAATAACATTTACTCACTTATCTTTATAGCATTGCATTTTAtatatggagaagaaaatggcaacccactccagtattcttacctggaaaatcccatgggcagaggagcctgacaggctatagttcgtggggtcgcagagtcggacacaactgaacaacttcacttcacttcacttttatctTATCAAGGTAAAATTAATGTAAGGTAAAATCAATCATTTGAAAGCTACAAACCGATAGCATTTAGGCGTTCATTACATTGTGGAATCATCACTTCTACCTAGTTCCAAAATGTTTTCATACATAATGAAATGTGTATCCTTACATCaatcctttttgtggctgaatattATTGTTCTGTATGGATTAACACATCCATTCATCAGCAGATTAACATTTAGAGTGTTCTGTAATATTCACATGCAAGATTTTGTTTTTGtacttgtttttaattctttggggTTATAGACTAGGAGAAGAATTGAGTCTTAtgcgtccacaggattctccagtactcttgcctagagaatcccatggacgcaggagcctggtaggctgcagtccatggggtcgctaagggtcggacatgactgaagcaacttcactttcacttttcacttccgtgcattggagaaggaaatggcaacccactccagtgttcttgcctggagaatcccagggatgggggagcctggtgggctgccatctatggggtcgcacagagtcggacacaactgaagcgacttagcagcagcagcagcatggtaatTCAATTTTTTGAGCAACTGCAAATTAGGAAGGGTATCACCCCACTGAAATGtatttgacatttttctcatGAGAACACCAGAGTTATGGGTTCAGGGGAAGCACACCACAGGTGATCTGCCATTTTGACACCTCCCATCAAGTGTCTATACCATCACCATGATTTATATctgttgatgttgaccttgatcacctgACTGAAATGTTTCTCAGGCTGCCTCATTGTAGATTTACTCTCCCTACTATCCACACCGTATTTTGAGGAAAGTCACTACACTCAGCCTATACTTAAGGAATGAGTAGCTATGTTCCCCTTGATTAGGGTAGTGTGCTTCAAAATTTATCTCTAATTCTCCTGCATGGGTGATTACTCTTCTATCCCATATACTAACTTATTCAATCATTTACATCAGTATGAAATCATGGATATTTATAATTTGGATTATAATCTAAAACTGCTATtgggagttttattttcattaggctCTTAAGCTTCTTTGATGTATACCTGCATCAAATTTTGTGAGTTTATGGATGTTTGAGCATTCCCTTATTGTCTGGGACCAAAATATTCTCCTGACTTATCTTGTATCTTTATTTCCTATTCTTACAATAGCCATTTCTCGAAAGATCCCTGGTTCCTTTAACTGTATAACAGTATTAGAAACAAATACGAGCTCACAAGCTCACGAGCTCATGAGCTTGTTGCTAGGCTGCCATTCCATTCAGGCATCCACAGAAGACACAACAAATGtcttgaaaatatattcaaaattacATTATCATAAAGAATAATTTCACTGTACTAAAATCTCCTGGGTgtaacttattcattcattcccctTAACCCATGAACCTCTGACAACCACCTAACCACCACCTAACCACCTAACACAGTATCCATCGTTGTGCATTTCATACAGGTGGAATCACACAGCACATagacttttcagattggcttcctTTGTGTAGCAATAGACGCTTAAGGATCCTGTACACCTTTTCATGACATGAtagattatttcttttcattaccaaataatattccattgtacaagTGTACCACACTTTATTTAACCATTAACagattgaaggacatcttggatGGCTCTAGTTTTTGGTAATTATGGATAAAGCTACCACAAATGTTCAAATGCAGGTTTTgtataaacagaatttttaacTCGGCTTGGTAAATGCCCAGCAGTACTATTACTTTATCATGCGGCAATACTATCATTAGTTTTGTAAAGCTCTACCAAACTATCTTCCAAATCTTTGTC from Ovis aries strain OAR_USU_Benz2616 breed Rambouillet chromosome 7, ARS-UI_Ramb_v3.0, whole genome shotgun sequence includes the following:
- the LOC101105825 gene encoding olfactory receptor 4F6-like, whose product is MYEANDSLVSEFVFLGLFTSRPVQNYLLAFSTVFYVTIVLGNLLAVFAVTFDPHLHSPMYFLLANLSFIDLCLSTLTVPKMISDLHSGHKTISFQACVTQIFVLHTLGGSEMVLLTAMALDSYVAICKPLHYLTIMSPRVCLLLLCGAWAIGLIHSVVQLAFVVHLPFCGPNEIDSFYCDLPWFIKLACIDSYRMEFMVIAISGFISMDTFFLLIISYVFILVTVWKRSSCGLRKALSTLSAHITVVVLFFGPCIFVYMWPFPTVPVDKFLAILDFLVTPILNPAIYTLRNKEMKMAMRRLSSQLLI